In Mucilaginibacter celer, one DNA window encodes the following:
- a CDS encoding class I fructose-bisphosphate aldolase, whose amino-acid sequence MDIQVLQKTISKLLAGDKGILAMDESIASCNKRFEALGIPQTLEMRRRYRELIVTAPHLDEYISGAILFDETIHQQVTDGKLFIDVLLEKGIVPGIKVDLGTVPLAAFPSERVTEGLDGLRERLAEYYRLGARFAKWRAVITIGGDLPSSSSIYTNCHLLARYAALCQEVGLVPVVEPEVLMTGDHNLYISERFTRRTLNFLFEELYKHRVNLQGILLKPNMILPGLTSVDQSDMITIADTTVLCLLETVPAIVPGIAFLSGGQSPEQATARLNVMHKRFKHSMPWKLTYSYSRALQQPALECWKGETSNVPAAQQELVKRAALNCSANRGVYSAAMEG is encoded by the coding sequence ATGGACATTCAGGTATTACAAAAAACGATTAGTAAACTACTGGCAGGGGATAAAGGTATTCTTGCCATGGACGAAAGCATTGCCTCCTGTAATAAAAGGTTTGAAGCGCTCGGGATCCCTCAGACATTGGAAATGAGGCGGCGTTACAGGGAATTGATCGTAACAGCACCGCATTTGGATGAATATATCAGCGGTGCCATACTTTTTGATGAAACAATTCATCAGCAGGTAACAGACGGCAAATTATTCATTGATGTGCTCCTGGAAAAAGGTATTGTACCGGGTATAAAGGTAGACCTGGGCACCGTTCCCCTGGCAGCTTTTCCCAGCGAAAGGGTGACGGAAGGATTGGATGGTTTGCGTGAGAGGTTAGCGGAATATTACCGGTTGGGAGCCCGCTTCGCAAAATGGCGTGCGGTGATCACTATAGGAGGTGACCTGCCTTCCTCTTCTTCTATATATACGAATTGCCACTTGTTAGCGCGCTATGCCGCACTTTGTCAGGAAGTCGGCCTGGTACCTGTCGTTGAACCGGAAGTGCTTATGACGGGGGACCATAACTTGTATATCAGTGAAAGGTTTACCCGTCGAACTTTAAATTTCCTCTTTGAAGAGTTATATAAGCACCGTGTAAACCTGCAAGGGATACTCTTAAAACCTAACATGATATTGCCCGGACTTACCTCTGTTGATCAATCGGACATGATAACAATAGCCGATACAACCGTTCTTTGCCTGTTAGAAACCGTACCGGCTATTGTACCGGGTATTGCATTTTTATCCGGAGGACAATCGCCTGAACAGGCAACAGCGCGTTTAAATGTCATGCATAAAAGGTTTAAACATTCTATGCCCTGGAAACTCACCTATTCCTATTCACGGGCTTTACAACAGCCTGCGCTTGAATGCTGGAAAGGTGAGACAAGTAATGTTCCTGCCGCGCAACAGGAGCTGGTTAAAAGGGCTGCCCTGAATTGCAGCGCTAACCGCGGCGTTTATAGCGCCGCAATGGAAGGATAA
- a CDS encoding sensor histidine kinase: MPHFNNSGSNTIKVIEEEPLMQNNRIKKGRITHRYAIMAMHADYAFESAGLGIWSYDFESKVLKICKRCKKLIGIPESQVASMDLVLGLLPRDEVPAIFHAIRAVWEKGGSLDYQFPLLSGSAVQQRWLAITGISVSGFDSKATKLYGTLADVSANRNLENSRRELLSLISHEMKSPLSSIKLYVQLSRAIALKMDDLQIVKFLTSANDMVDKANNLLDYFLKGPNSQTGRMPITKTAFNIQALLREVVDEVQIKHPEHQLILRPAPGIMIQADRDRIGEVVNNLLINAIKYSPEPDAIVISCKMSGGRLQVSVKDHGIGIPNNEHCKIFDKYYRVANKLEKAITGYGIGLYLCKNIIDEHEGTIWFKSEANKGSTFFFCLPV, encoded by the coding sequence ATGCCTCATTTTAATAACTCCGGCAGCAACACTATCAAAGTGATAGAGGAGGAACCGCTCATGCAAAATAACCGGATAAAGAAAGGTCGGATAACACATCGTTATGCGATCATGGCCATGCATGCGGATTATGCTTTTGAATCGGCAGGATTGGGAATCTGGAGCTATGACTTTGAAAGCAAAGTTTTAAAGATATGCAAACGATGTAAAAAGCTCATTGGCATTCCTGAATCGCAGGTTGCTTCAATGGATCTCGTGCTCGGATTGTTGCCCCGGGACGAGGTCCCCGCCATATTTCATGCGATCAGGGCTGTCTGGGAAAAAGGCGGGTCGCTGGATTACCAATTTCCGCTCCTTTCCGGTTCCGCTGTTCAGCAACGGTGGTTAGCGATTACCGGCATTAGCGTGTCGGGATTTGACAGTAAGGCCACCAAACTTTACGGAACGCTGGCAGATGTCAGCGCCAACAGGAATTTGGAGAACAGTCGCCGGGAATTATTGTCGCTGATCAGCCATGAAATGAAATCGCCTTTATCATCCATTAAGCTATATGTACAGCTAAGCCGCGCCATCGCGCTCAAAATGGACGATTTACAGATCGTCAAATTTTTAACCAGCGCCAACGATATGGTTGATAAAGCGAATAATCTGCTGGATTATTTTCTGAAAGGCCCGAATTCGCAAACCGGCCGGATGCCCATCACCAAAACAGCTTTTAATATTCAGGCTCTTTTAAGGGAGGTAGTAGATGAGGTCCAAATCAAACATCCTGAACATCAACTTATCCTGCGGCCGGCTCCGGGTATTATGATACAGGCGGACAGGGACAGGATAGGGGAGGTGGTGAATAATCTGCTGATCAATGCCATAAAGTATTCTCCCGAACCTGACGCTATTGTGATCAGCTGTAAAATGTCAGGAGGCCGGTTGCAGGTATCCGTTAAAGACCATGGCATCGGAATTCCGAATAATGAACACTGCAAGATCTTTGATAAATATTACCGTGTGGCTAATAAACTGGAAAAGGCAATAACCGGTTACGGGATCGGCCTGTACCTCTGTAAAAATATCATCGATGAACACGAGGGTACGATCTGGTTCAAAAGCGAAGCAAATAAAGGCTCCACTTTCTTTTTCTGTTTGCCTGTTTAA
- a CDS encoding winged helix-turn-helix transcriptional regulator — protein sequence MYERKIPLTIDCGLHLTKEVLNGKWKPALLNAISMDVKRPSEILRLLSGATRRVLNVQLKELEEHGMIEKKIYPQLPPKVEYSLTEIGWSLMPIIDAMNQWGDTNRQFLETVIEQTPKTAQVSKSPCHIYRHMHVARKSDEVAV from the coding sequence ATGTACGAAAGAAAGATTCCACTCACCATCGATTGCGGCCTGCACCTGACAAAAGAGGTGCTGAACGGCAAATGGAAGCCTGCGCTACTGAACGCTATTTCCATGGATGTAAAACGTCCCAGCGAGATCCTGCGCCTACTATCAGGCGCGACCCGCAGGGTGTTGAACGTACAACTCAAAGAGTTGGAAGAGCATGGCATGATAGAAAAAAAGATCTATCCGCAATTACCGCCGAAGGTGGAGTATTCGTTAACGGAGATAGGTTGGTCATTAATGCCTATCATCGATGCGATGAACCAGTGGGGTGATACCAACAGGCAGTTCCTGGAGACCGTAATAGAGCAAACCCCCAAAACAGCCCAGGTTTCAAAATCGCCCTGCCACATTTACCGGCATATGCATGTAGCGCGTAAATCGGATGAGGTTGCTGTATAA
- a CDS encoding alkene reductase, whose product MKNTAQPLLEEYPLGDLKLKNRVVMAPMTRGRATNAGLVPTPLMAEYYAQRASAGLIITEGTWVSSKAIGFINVPGIYTQNQIAGWKLITKAVHEHGGLIFSQLGHIGSASHPDFFGGELPAGPSAINPQSQCYTPEGFKATLTPREFTIAEIKQTIQDYKQAAQNAKDAGFDGVEIHAQAGMLIPQFLSLATNQRRDEYGGSIENRARIIFEILDAIIEVWDSARVSIKFTPVLYTHVGIVTPDEETIPMFQYILKKLNDYNLAFLHITGPAQDLTGTPVAALQDDYFSHFRHHYSGRLVANLGFTQQSGNMILKDGKADLISFGQLFIANPDLVERFKYQLPLSESNPDTYYTGEEKGYTDYPGAGYNGAIAIPHEADPE is encoded by the coding sequence ATGAAAAATACAGCACAACCTCTATTAGAGGAATATCCATTGGGCGATTTAAAATTAAAAAACCGGGTAGTGATGGCACCAATGACACGTGGGCGTGCCACCAACGCCGGCTTAGTACCTACTCCTCTTATGGCAGAATACTATGCACAGCGGGCATCAGCTGGTTTAATCATAACCGAAGGCACCTGGGTAAGTTCGAAAGCTATTGGCTTTATTAATGTACCGGGTATCTATACGCAAAACCAAATCGCAGGATGGAAGCTGATCACTAAAGCCGTACATGAGCATGGCGGTTTGATTTTTTCGCAGCTTGGTCATATAGGTTCTGCTTCCCATCCTGATTTCTTCGGTGGCGAATTGCCTGCAGGTCCTTCCGCAATTAACCCGCAATCACAGTGTTATACGCCTGAAGGATTTAAGGCTACACTTACACCTCGGGAATTTACCATTGCTGAAATAAAGCAAACGATACAGGATTACAAACAAGCTGCCCAAAATGCTAAGGATGCCGGGTTCGACGGTGTAGAAATACATGCGCAGGCAGGTATGTTAATTCCGCAATTTTTAAGCTTAGCTACTAATCAGCGTAGGGATGAGTATGGAGGTAGCATCGAAAACCGCGCACGCATTATTTTTGAAATTCTGGACGCGATCATAGAAGTTTGGGATAGCGCCCGGGTATCAATTAAGTTTACACCGGTTTTGTATACCCATGTAGGCATTGTGACCCCTGATGAAGAAACAATCCCAATGTTCCAGTACATTTTGAAAAAGCTGAACGATTACAATCTTGCCTTCCTGCACATCACCGGACCCGCACAAGACTTAACAGGGACACCTGTAGCTGCATTGCAAGACGATTATTTCAGCCATTTCCGTCATCATTACAGTGGTAGGCTAGTGGCTAACTTGGGTTTTACGCAACAGAGCGGTAATATGATCCTGAAAGATGGCAAAGCCGATTTGATATCTTTTGGGCAATTATTTATTGCTAACCCGGATCTGGTAGAGCGCTTTAAATATCAACTACCGCTGTCTGAGAGTAATCCGGACACCTATTATACAGGAGAAGAGAAGGGATATACTGATTATCCGGGAGCCGGGTACAATGGTGCTATCGCAATACCTCATGAAGCTGATCCTGAGTAA
- a CDS encoding zinc-binding alcohol dehydrogenase family protein codes for MKALIYRHKNTMENFGLELADVPEPELRDTDLLIELVAIGINPGDTQIRQNTEPEPGGYIILGYEFSGIVKKAGRHTKGFQAGDRVFGIGDFMRNGAYAEQMAVDYRNVNTFPSGSPFDHAAAVPLVTLTAWQSIFRVNGQLPEDVKNIMIVGAAGGVGSMALQLLKARSSVRIIATASRPESSAWCRKMGADEVINHHEEILPQLRAIGLEEVDMVFSVNGLKDSIRWVPEVIRPYGYFAIIDLQGAVDLGKLMQKSVTIFLEMVFTRSIYHYQSELPAKVLAELIELVKAGKISAPGTTIFRGLTVENMKEAHAMIENGNVIGKIVLMVAE; via the coding sequence ATGAAAGCGCTGATCTATCGTCATAAAAACACAATGGAAAATTTCGGCCTCGAACTGGCAGATGTACCTGAACCGGAGCTCAGAGATACCGACCTGTTAATCGAATTAGTTGCGATAGGTATCAATCCGGGTGACACACAAATCCGGCAAAATACGGAGCCTGAGCCGGGCGGGTACATTATTCTCGGTTACGAATTTTCGGGAATTGTTAAGAAAGCAGGGCGACACACAAAAGGGTTCCAAGCAGGTGACCGGGTATTTGGCATTGGGGATTTCATGCGGAACGGTGCCTACGCTGAGCAAATGGCCGTTGATTACCGGAATGTGAATACATTTCCCTCCGGTTCACCTTTTGATCATGCCGCAGCTGTTCCCCTGGTTACGCTAACGGCCTGGCAGTCTATTTTCAGAGTTAACGGTCAGTTGCCCGAAGACGTCAAAAATATCATGATCGTTGGTGCGGCCGGCGGTGTTGGCTCAATGGCTCTCCAACTGTTAAAAGCTCGATCGTCAGTACGGATCATTGCAACGGCGTCCAGACCAGAATCTTCAGCCTGGTGCAGAAAAATGGGCGCTGACGAGGTGATCAACCATCACGAAGAAATCCTGCCACAGTTGCGGGCCATCGGTTTGGAGGAAGTAGACATGGTTTTTTCAGTTAACGGATTGAAAGACAGCATTCGCTGGGTTCCGGAAGTAATCAGGCCCTATGGCTATTTTGCAATTATCGATTTGCAAGGCGCAGTGGACCTTGGCAAACTGATGCAAAAATCTGTTACTATTTTCCTTGAAATGGTTTTTACAAGAAGTATCTATCATTATCAGTCCGAACTACCGGCCAAAGTGCTTGCAGAACTCATTGAATTAGTAAAGGCCGGGAAAATTAGCGCCCCGGGAACAACAATTTTCAGAGGGCTGACTGTGGAAAATATGAAAGAAGCGCACGCGATGATTGAAAATGGAAATGTGATCGGCAAAATCGTGTTGATGGTAGCGGAATAA
- a CDS encoding alkene reductase: protein MENTRRANKLLEPFDLHGLKLPNRVVMASMTRGRAANIDLAPGKIQAAYYAQRASAGLIMAEGTWVNEMSVGFINVPGLYTDKQVEGWSLVTESVHKNGGRIFAQLGHAGVLSHPDHLNGLLPVGPSAVNPKKVVFTTQGPSDSITPRELSVHEIKETVNDYKKAAANAKLAGFDGVEIHVQNPSLISQFLSDALNHRTDEYGGSIPNKARFFFEILDSVLEVWGSGKVSVKFNPYLKYQTDKDEWDDSLPTYEYLADQLNNYPLAFLQLLDYAEEGLDPKVHASRNLFGNFRKIYKGTIVANGGFTFEKANAIIEKGDADLVSFGVLYIANPDLVERIAANAPLNASQAETFYFGAEGGYLDYPTLREQSNKI, encoded by the coding sequence ATGGAAAATACTCGGCGAGCAAATAAATTACTGGAGCCATTTGATCTCCACGGCCTTAAATTACCAAACAGGGTGGTCATGGCTTCTATGACCCGGGGAAGGGCCGCTAATATAGACCTCGCACCGGGTAAAATACAGGCCGCTTACTATGCGCAAAGGGCTTCCGCGGGCCTGATCATGGCAGAGGGGACGTGGGTAAACGAAATGTCTGTAGGCTTCATAAACGTACCCGGCCTATATACAGACAAACAGGTTGAGGGTTGGAGCCTGGTAACAGAGTCAGTCCACAAAAATGGTGGAAGGATTTTTGCCCAGTTAGGGCATGCCGGCGTCCTGTCCCACCCCGACCACCTAAATGGCTTGTTACCTGTAGGGCCTTCTGCTGTTAATCCCAAAAAGGTGGTATTTACAACTCAGGGCCCATCGGATTCAATCACCCCACGAGAATTGTCAGTTCATGAAATTAAAGAAACCGTTAACGATTATAAAAAAGCGGCGGCTAATGCAAAATTAGCCGGTTTTGATGGGGTGGAGATACATGTTCAGAATCCGTCGTTGATAAGCCAGTTTTTAAGTGACGCGCTAAATCACAGAACAGACGAATATGGCGGCAGTATTCCTAATAAAGCCCGTTTCTTTTTTGAGATTCTCGATAGTGTTTTGGAAGTCTGGGGCAGCGGAAAAGTAAGTGTAAAATTTAACCCTTACCTAAAATATCAGACAGACAAGGACGAATGGGATGATTCGCTTCCTACTTATGAATATCTCGCCGACCAGTTAAATAATTATCCATTAGCATTTTTGCAACTGCTGGACTATGCGGAAGAAGGGCTCGATCCCAAAGTACACGCCAGCCGGAATTTATTTGGAAACTTTCGTAAGATCTACAAAGGCACCATAGTAGCAAATGGTGGGTTTACATTTGAAAAAGCTAACGCCATCATTGAAAAGGGAGATGCCGATCTGGTCTCTTTTGGAGTGCTCTATATTGCAAACCCTGATCTGGTGGAAAGGATTGCCGCGAATGCTCCTTTAAATGCCAGCCAGGCGGAAACATTTTATTTTGGTGCAGAAGGGGGATATCTGGATTACCCAACGCTCAGGGAACAAAGCAATAAGATATAA
- a CDS encoding alpha/beta hydrolase encodes MKTNQLIRWSRFMILAAAMFCSLAISSPAGAQETPVRNVVIVHGALADGSGWQGVFKVLSQKGYNVTVVQNPCTSLKEDVDATNFAIDKMDGPVVLVGHSWAGTVITQAGVNPKVVALVYVNAFQPDIGENTVTWAGSLPPKPENGLLPPDEKGNVYYDKAKFHAGFCADVSKELADFMFASQGFIPAAAFGTPVTEAAWKTKPTFGISSTGDKSINPEITMNMYKRSKSIITQMAGSHVVFITHPKEVAAVIIAAAEKGGTQ; translated from the coding sequence ATGAAAACAAACCAATTGATCCGATGGTCAAGATTCATGATCCTGGCGGCAGCTATGTTTTGCAGCCTTGCCATTTCCAGCCCGGCGGGGGCACAGGAGACGCCAGTTAGAAATGTGGTAATCGTACATGGCGCGCTTGCCGATGGTTCCGGCTGGCAGGGCGTATTTAAAGTGCTCTCCCAAAAAGGGTACAACGTAACTGTCGTGCAAAACCCATGTACTTCTCTGAAGGAAGATGTGGATGCTACCAATTTCGCTATAGACAAAATGGATGGGCCGGTCGTTCTTGTCGGGCATTCCTGGGCGGGAACAGTGATTACCCAGGCGGGTGTTAATCCTAAAGTGGTTGCCCTGGTATATGTTAATGCGTTCCAGCCGGATATCGGTGAAAATACGGTGACCTGGGCCGGTAGCTTGCCTCCAAAGCCTGAAAATGGTTTGCTGCCGCCGGATGAAAAGGGGAATGTCTATTATGATAAGGCAAAATTCCATGCCGGTTTTTGTGCCGACGTATCTAAAGAACTGGCAGATTTTATGTTTGCTTCGCAGGGATTTATTCCCGCTGCGGCATTCGGAACTCCGGTAACAGAAGCCGCGTGGAAAACAAAACCCACATTTGGCATATCCTCCACCGGTGATAAAAGCATCAATCCGGAAATTACCATGAACATGTACAAAAGGTCAAAAAGCATTATTACGCAAATGGCTGGAAGCCATGTTGTATTTATAACACATCCGAAAGAAGTTGCGGCGGTAATTATTGCGGCAGCTGAAAAGGGTGGGACTCAATAG
- a CDS encoding alpha/beta fold hydrolase — translation MKTKLMMLLAILLSVNLVSAQIPNITGVRYGTVKIEGLNIFYREAGSPDKPTLLLLHGFPTSSHMFRNLMLALQDKYHLIAPDYPGYGASSMPLVTEFDYTFDHLAKIVDLFAIAKGLNKYSLYVMDYGAPIGYRLAVMHPEKVQALIIQNGNAYDEGLEDFWKPFRALWKDPKNEDAINGMKKILTITATKWQYMNGVGDTTKISPDNWIIDQAGMDRPGNVDIQLALFYSYGSNPPLYPSWQAYFRKYQPPTIILWGKNDYIFPASGAGPYKRDLKNIEVHLLPTGHFALEEYGFEMAKNIDRFLAKNNIK, via the coding sequence ATGAAAACGAAATTAATGATGCTATTGGCGATTTTACTATCGGTAAACCTGGTAAGCGCGCAAATCCCGAACATTACGGGTGTCAGGTATGGCACGGTAAAGATCGAAGGCCTGAATATTTTTTACAGGGAAGCGGGCTCGCCCGATAAACCTACGTTGCTCTTACTGCATGGGTTTCCAACTTCATCGCACATGTTTCGCAACCTCATGCTGGCCCTTCAGGACAAATACCACCTGATCGCCCCGGATTATCCAGGTTATGGTGCCAGTTCTATGCCTTTGGTAACTGAATTTGATTACACCTTCGACCATCTTGCAAAGATCGTTGACCTGTTCGCCATCGCCAAAGGCCTAAATAAATACAGCCTTTACGTAATGGACTATGGTGCTCCTATTGGTTATCGGCTGGCAGTCATGCACCCAGAAAAAGTGCAGGCGCTGATCATTCAAAATGGTAACGCCTACGATGAAGGATTGGAAGATTTTTGGAAACCATTCCGCGCGCTCTGGAAGGATCCTAAAAATGAGGATGCCATCAACGGGATGAAAAAAATATTAACTATAACCGCTACCAAATGGCAGTATATGAACGGCGTGGGAGATACAACAAAGATCAGTCCCGACAATTGGATCATCGACCAAGCTGGTATGGACCGCCCTGGAAATGTGGATATACAACTGGCACTCTTTTATTCATATGGTAGCAATCCACCACTTTATCCTTCATGGCAGGCATACTTCAGGAAATACCAGCCACCAACCATTATCCTGTGGGGAAAGAACGATTATATTTTCCCGGCCTCGGGTGCAGGACCTTATAAAAGAGATCTGAAAAATATCGAAGTACATCTTTTGCCGACCGGGCACTTTGCACTGGAGGAATACGGTTTTGAGATGGCCAAGAATATCGACCGGTTCTTAGCCAAGAACAACATAAAGTAA
- a CDS encoding SLAC1 anion channel family protein produces MMNSTASPRIRFLEFLPVSLFGGVMGLTGLCFAWRMAADHWALNHWLPEAIGLIAVLAFIALTITYTVKIIRFPSLIYQEMQDPVAVCFFATFIVCLLLLPGVILPYFPAFATALWCIGALMMFCFAWYVLRKWFDHQQQPQTANPSWVLPVVGTLDIPIVGYKLAVPSAHEISLIAFSIGIFFSIILLTIIFSRLLFQVPLPEAVQPTLMILTGPLALAFSVYHGLTGNLDLFSGVLFYFNLFLLVLFGSKIMLIPKVCPFKVSWWSVSFPLTAVTVTSLIYAGAHTGLVHQLLAGILLAVTTLVIIYIFIITVYQIITGTFSPPVNLIK; encoded by the coding sequence ATGATGAATAGCACTGCTTCACCACGAATTCGCTTTCTTGAGTTTTTACCGGTGAGCCTGTTTGGTGGCGTTATGGGATTGACCGGCTTATGTTTTGCTTGGCGGATGGCGGCAGATCACTGGGCGCTGAACCATTGGTTACCGGAAGCTATAGGTCTGATAGCTGTATTAGCTTTTATTGCCCTGACCATAACTTATACCGTCAAAATAATCAGGTTTCCATCACTTATTTACCAGGAAATGCAAGATCCGGTGGCCGTTTGTTTTTTTGCCACATTTATCGTGTGCCTGCTACTGTTACCCGGGGTTATATTACCTTATTTCCCGGCATTCGCTACGGCCCTATGGTGTATCGGCGCACTGATGATGTTTTGTTTTGCCTGGTATGTTTTGCGAAAATGGTTCGACCATCAACAACAACCGCAAACCGCGAACCCCTCATGGGTCCTTCCGGTGGTCGGTACGCTGGATATCCCTATTGTGGGCTATAAACTTGCGGTACCCTCAGCGCATGAAATTTCGCTGATCGCCTTTAGTATCGGGATATTTTTTTCTATAATCCTGCTGACCATTATCTTCTCCAGGTTGTTGTTTCAGGTTCCTTTACCCGAGGCTGTGCAACCTACCCTCATGATCCTGACAGGGCCTTTGGCTCTGGCATTTTCAGTATACCACGGCCTGACGGGAAACCTCGACCTGTTTTCAGGCGTCCTTTTTTATTTTAATTTATTCCTGCTGGTTTTGTTTGGCAGCAAGATCATGCTGATTCCGAAAGTCTGTCCATTCAAGGTCTCCTGGTGGTCGGTAAGTTTCCCCCTGACGGCGGTAACTGTTACCTCCCTGATCTACGCAGGTGCGCATACAGGTTTGGTGCACCAGTTATTGGCAGGTATCCTGTTGGCTGTAACCACACTGGTAATCATCTACATTTTTATCATCACGGTTTATCAGATCATCACAGGCACCTTTTCACCCCCAGTTAATCTCATAAAATAA
- a CDS encoding Dps family protein, with translation MEPTIGLSAENLEKAAHALNSVLADEYLLYTKTRNAHWNVEGPDFHSKHLFFESQYQQLDEILDSVAERIRTLGHYAPASLKSFLDLTRLSEQLHEKNTGDGFIHELLKDHESLIINLRGKIDYTADKLHDMGTSDYMTGLAETHEKMAWMLRAHLK, from the coding sequence ATGGAACCAACAATTGGCCTGTCGGCCGAGAACCTCGAAAAAGCAGCCCACGCCCTGAATAGCGTCCTGGCAGATGAATACCTGCTGTACACCAAAACCCGCAACGCCCACTGGAACGTGGAGGGGCCGGACTTTCATAGTAAGCACTTATTCTTTGAATCACAATACCAACAATTGGATGAAATATTAGATAGCGTGGCGGAGCGCATCCGTACCTTGGGGCATTATGCTCCAGCCAGCTTAAAAAGCTTTTTGGATCTGACCCGCCTTAGCGAACAACTGCATGAAAAGAATACAGGCGATGGTTTTATTCATGAATTGTTAAAAGACCATGAAAGCCTGATAATCAACCTACGCGGTAAGATCGACTACACCGCTGACAAACTCCACGATATGGGCACCAGCGACTACATGACCGGCCTGGCCGAAACGCACGAAAAAATGGCCTGGATGTTACGGGCGCATTTAAAATAA
- a CDS encoding NADH:flavin oxidoreductase: MVFALNDGSQENQIEKKQHRSLMNIQPLFSPFVYKNLTLKNRIVMPPMTRKHSPDGIPSVDVAEYYSRRAMDAGLILSESTAIERPAAKHFKDIPNFYAEALEGWERVIRLVHQHKGVMGPQLWHVGIAKPDPSGWLPSLHFEGPDMMTRGEIQATVESFANAALNAKNLGFDCVEIHGGHGYLIDQFFWSHTNHRKDDYGGKTIGERTRFAVEVVKAIRKVVGENFVILIRLSQWKLEDYEAKNALTPNEMESWLLPLAEAGIDIFDCSQRRYWQPEFEGSDLSFAGWAKKITGQPSITVGSVGLSGEFLQSLYHGEGARKADFNELMRRYDRGEFDLVAVGRALLQDPCWIEKMRDGRYDELRDFSRESLGRYY, encoded by the coding sequence ATGGTATTCGCTTTGAATGATGGGTCGCAGGAAAATCAAATAGAAAAGAAACAACATCGCAGTCTCATGAATATCCAGCCACTTTTCAGCCCGTTTGTTTATAAAAACTTAACCCTGAAGAACAGGATCGTTATGCCTCCAATGACCCGGAAGCATTCCCCCGATGGCATACCGTCAGTTGATGTAGCCGAGTATTATTCCAGGCGCGCGATGGACGCGGGGCTGATCCTGTCTGAAAGTACGGCTATCGAAAGACCGGCCGCCAAGCATTTTAAGGATATCCCAAACTTTTATGCTGAGGCATTAGAAGGCTGGGAGCGGGTGATTCGCCTGGTTCATCAGCATAAGGGAGTAATGGGGCCGCAGCTCTGGCATGTCGGTATAGCCAAACCCGATCCATCAGGTTGGTTGCCCTCCTTGCATTTTGAAGGACCGGATATGATGACCCGTGGGGAAATCCAGGCAACTGTTGAGTCTTTTGCCAATGCGGCATTAAATGCAAAGAATCTCGGTTTCGATTGCGTGGAAATACATGGAGGACATGGTTACCTGATCGACCAGTTTTTTTGGAGCCACACTAATCACCGCAAAGACGACTATGGCGGGAAAACCATTGGAGAGAGAACCCGCTTTGCGGTCGAGGTTGTTAAAGCCATACGAAAAGTGGTTGGGGAGAATTTTGTCATCCTGATCCGGCTCTCGCAATGGAAGCTGGAAGATTACGAGGCGAAAAACGCCTTAACACCCAATGAAATGGAATCCTGGTTATTGCCATTGGCGGAGGCAGGCATCGATATTTTTGATTGTTCGCAAAGAAGATACTGGCAGCCGGAATTTGAAGGTTCCGACCTGAGCTTTGCCGGCTGGGCAAAAAAGATCACCGGGCAGCCCAGCATCACGGTAGGCTCGGTTGGGCTTTCCGGTGAATTCCTGCAATCGCTTTATCACGGCGAGGGCGCGCGGAAAGCGGATTTTAACGAGCTCATGCGCAGGTATGACCGCGGTGAGTTTGATCTGGTTGCAGTTGGGCGGGCTTTATTACAGGATCCCTGTTGGATAGAAAAGATGAGGGATGGTAGATATGATGAATTAAGGGATTTTAGCAGGGAAAGCCTGGGCAGATATTACTGA